AGCAGTTCGCGCTCGCGATCGAGAACGCGCGGCTCTACACGGAGGTGGATGACGCGCGCCGCTACAATGAAACGCTGCTCCAAAATGTCGCCGACGGCGTCATCGCCTGCGACGCGACTGGCCGGATCACCGCGGTAAACCGCGAGGCGACACGACTGCTGAACATCCGCGAAGATGGACCTCCCACGTCGCTCCGCGAACTGCCGCCTCCGGTCCGCGAAGCGCTGGACCATGCGCTCGCCGGAAGTCCTCCGCCGCCAGACCTCGAGGCGCGACTCCCCGCAGAGCCGGCACCCCACATCGTGCGCGTCAGCGCCCGCGCCTTGCGCCGCAGCGATGGCACCCCACTGGGCGCGCTCGTCACCCTGCACGACGTCACCGCGGAACGACGCTTCGAAGAGCGCGCACGCCGCGCGGACCGTCTGGCCAGCGTCGGCACGCTCGCCGCCAGCATGGCGCACGAGATCAAAAACCCCCTTGTCACGATCAAAACGTTCATTCAACTGCTGCCCCGCGCGTTCGACGACCCCGACCTGCGCGCCTCGATATGTCCCCTGATCGGCACGGAGGTCGAACGCATCGACATGGTCGTCAACCGACTGCTCGACTTCGCCCGGCCCGTGCAACCCACACTCACCCCTCTGCACCTGCATGAGGTCCTCGCCCAGACGCTCCGCCTGATCGATCCCCGCCGACGTGCCCGCAACATTCGCACCATCGCAGACCTGCAGGCCGACGACGACCGTATTTTGGGCGACCGCGCCCTGCTCGAGCAGGTATTTGTCAATCTCTGCTTCAACGCCATCGAGGCGATGCCGCACGGCGGTACCC
The nucleotide sequence above comes from Kiritimatiellia bacterium. Encoded proteins:
- a CDS encoding ATP-binding protein; its protein translation is QFALAIENARLYTEVDDARRYNETLLQNVADGVIACDATGRITAVNREATRLLNIREDGPPTSLRELPPPVREALDHALAGSPPPPDLEARLPAEPAPHIVRVSARALRRSDGTPLGALVTLHDVTAERRFEERARRADRLASVGTLAASMAHEIKNPLVTIKTFIQLLPRAFDDPDLRASICPLIGTEVERIDMVVNRLLDFARPVQPTLTPLHLHEVLAQTLRLIDPRRRARNIRTIADLQADDDRILGDRALLEQVFVNLCFNAIEAMPHGGTLTLSSALVQVDSGQRDLWGQQIFLRRLRVSVRDTGIGIPPDVLPRIFDPFFTTKADGSGLGLTIAHGILQEHHATIDIESRPGAGTVVHVFFQPLETAAQEGNSA